One part of the Anopheles coustani chromosome 2, idAnoCousDA_361_x.2, whole genome shotgun sequence genome encodes these proteins:
- the LOC131264821 gene encoding nuclear pore complex protein DDB_G0274915-like gives MAHQTRSSHTSTSTAVLINLFFSLVSLHDSHGSICCIPWWLNRTNTDANLDGQPKEHQHQQAAGSKQQHSPQDATLVPLGSAHTNTANSTDSLLGDSRSVAPPNGQNVVSPSVMARFLEDELKSSDALLLGTPIKHCDTCVCTRNVPGGGDGGAGSNEGSLLLADLLGSEQKYYSVATQTLIKGETNNSLCLRCNSNLNSPSHNNSPYIMKLIKSSDSVISETKSSVSDYLTTPDKVSPTGGGNASGGNATSNGETNSLAETGTDPLATMLLPPTKKDDLMVNPILGHHRLATHDRSSANGPSPGDHPHAPLLLGKPTNPATPYASAKLPSHVGVKKPTPPPPPTPQSTTKTIPGCGLTQSPPERGGPPPAPPQTAATRNESKFSHDSPSYIIKDTDQMSGSHTTPKSTYAGQGTINQVGAKYGTASASGSVGSGLYHTVGSTNSLWSRTSSKDPEKDGAKMFEIFNRNLIKTIKAENPKMSGPRICALRIQNGSSNILLDNLIDDALEGVDSKPPTPVMYTRRAKFLDEELLLDDDPSIGLNGAIKTTNLPTAASSSGESGVLGKLVETPSKQGGVGDVTAATVGGSGTGVGDTAEGHGHLIDGSKAGRVDDAAGGDGGAGKQVCNMSTTTSPHSSDRLCTIGEEVSNLLINTKLGPTRLDPKPPRLDISVNKLDGLDVTSKKSCTQSSSISSEIDIQESAILRRQQLSRVAEWVQNNSKLGNSENLSHTESDHEPAASRAALLTDTLNNNPPATVKTSSARTSVLAHADQSKPLPTAMAGDIRMGRINSTQPLGSYIGGETFARCNIQTGPHNNNNNNNNNNNSPHHNPPNSTFAQLNGAVKVGGAKHGYNNALHSSMSSGGFQHRSATAGLMLDYNSNATGTTTAGTASSSTGVPFQCPPASSASGAIRKGSYSTSGPQLRDGAHTECLVESVGGPQPPPPSAGDAANAADDDDDDSNSIDLAQMEYNVKQFLLKQNEWSTVHTRRPSLISSSASSVKGRDEPLRPAPSTKGLFPGTAVAQTPHGTYPSMTPTGGGLGTVGGGNYHTRTGSNKYPINPHRTETNL, from the exons ATGGCACACCAGACTCG AAGCAGTCACACCAGCACTTCCACTGCCGTTTTGATTAAcctatttttctctctcgtcTCCCTCCACGACTCGCACGGTTCAATCTGTTGTATCCCGTGGTGGTTGAACCGAACCAATACAGACGCCAACCTGGACGGGCAGCCAAAGGAGCACCAGCATCAGCAGGCGGCCGGCAGTAAGCAGCAGCACTCGCCACAGGACGCCACACTAGTGCCGCTCGGCAGCGCCCACACCAACACCGCCAACTCCACCGACAGTCTGCTCGGGGACAGCCGCTCGGTGGCGCCCCCGAACGGGCAGAATGTCGTGTCACCGTCGGTGATGGCGCGGTTCCTGGAGGACGAGCTCAAGTCGAGTGACGCCCTGCTGCTCGGCACCCCGATCAAACACTGTGATACGTGCGTCTGCACGCGCAACGTGCCCGGCGGGGGAGACGGCGGGGCCGGCAGCAACGAGGGATCGCTCCTGCTGGCCGATCTGCTCGGCAGCGAGCAGAAGTACTACAGCGTCGCGACGCAGACGCTCATCAAGGGCGAGACGAACAACTCGCTCTGCCTGCGCTGCAACAGCAACCTCAACTCGCCGTCCCACAACAACAGTCCGTACATCATGAAGCTGATCAAATCGAGTGACAGCGTCATCTCGGAGACGAAGAGCAGTGTATCTGACTATCTCACCACGCCGGACAAGGTGTCCCCCACGGGCGGAGGCAACGCATCCGGGGGCAACGCCACGTCCAACGGGGAAACAAACAGTCTAGCCGAAACGGGTACCGATCCACTCGCTACGATGCTACTTCCGCCGACGAAAAAGGACGACCTGATGGTAAATCCCATCCTGGGGCACCATCGGCTTGCGACGCACGACCGCTCCAGCGCCAACGGTCCATCACCGGGTGATCATCCTCACGCGCCGCTGCTTCTCGGCAAGCCTACCAATCCGGCCACTCCGTACGCTTCCGCGAAGCTTCCATCGCACGTTGGTGTCAAAAAGCCAACGCCTCCGCCTCCACCAACGCCTCAATCGACCACCAAAACTATCCCAGGCTGCGGTTTAACGCAGTCACCGCCGGAGCGGGGTGGACCACCGCCTGCACCGCCTCAAACAGCGGCGACCCGCAACGAGTCTAAGTTTTCGCACGACTCACCCTCGTACATCATCAAGGACACGGACCAGATGAGCGGAAGCCACACGACGCCGAAGTCGACGTACGCGGGCCAAGGAACGATCAACCAGGTGGGCGCCAAGTACGGCACGGCGTCGGCAAGCGGAAGTGTCGGCAGTGGCCTTTACCACACCGTCGGCAGTACCAACAGCCTGTGGAGTCGCACGAGCAGCAAAGATCCGGAGAAGGACGGTGCGAAGATGTTCGAGATCTTCAACCGGAACctcatcaaaacgatcaag GCGGAAAACCCGAAGATGTCCGGACCGCGAATTTGCGCCCTTCGGATACAGAACGGTTCGAGCAACATCCTGCTGGACAATCTCATCGACGATGCGCTTGAGGGAGTGGACTCGAAGCCACCGACGCCGGTGATGTACACGCGCCGAGCCAAGTTCCTCGACGAGGAGTTGCTGCTGGACGACGATCCATCGATCGGACTGAACGGTGCTATCAAAACTACTAACCTGCCGACGGCGGCCTCTTCTAGTGGCGAATCGGGTGTGCTGGGAAAGCTGGTGGAGACGCCCTCCAAGCAGGGTGGAGTGGGTGATGTGACAGCAGCGACCGTAGGAGGTTCTGGAACTGGAGTTGGCGATACTGCGGAAGGTCATGGGCACCTGATCGACGGCAGTAAGGCTGGTCGTGTGGACGATGCCGCTGGCGGCGATGGTGGCGCTGGGAAGCAGGTGTGCAATATGAGTACCACCACGAGCCCACACTCGTCCGATCGGTTGTGTACGATCGGGGAGGAGGTGAGCAATCTGCTGATCAACACCAAGCTGGGCCCAACGCGGCTCGACCCCAAGCCGCCAAGGCTCGACATAAGCGTGAATAAACTGGATGGGCTGGACGTCACGTCGAAGAAGTCCTGCACCCAATCGAGCTCCATCTCGAGCGAGATCGACATTCAGGAGAGTGCGATCCTGCGTCGCCAACAGTTGTCCCGCGTGGCCGAGTGGGTGCAGAACAACTCCAAGCTAGGCAACTCGGAGAACCTTAGCCACACGGAGTCGGACCACGAACCGGCAGCTAGTCGAGCGGCGTTGCTTACCGACACGTTGAACAACAATCCCCCGGCGACCGTGAAGACTTCCTCCGCCCGTACATCCGTCCTTGCGCACGCGGACCAGAGCAAACCTCTTCCAACGGCGATGGCTGGCGATATCCGGATGGGTCGGATCAACTCCACGCAGCCGCTTGGATCGTACATTGGAGGGGAAACATTCGCCCGATGCAACATTCAGACTGGTCCacacaataataacaacaacaacaacaataataataatagtccACACCATAACCCTCCCAATTCGACGTTTGCTCAACTGAATGGCGCTGTGAAGGTCGGAGGCGCCAAGCATGGATATAATAACGCCCTGCATAGCAGCATGTCTAGCGGTGGGTTCCAGCATCGCAGTGCCACCGCCGGTCTGATGCTGGACTATAATAGCAACGCCACCGGCACAACGACGGCAGGTACCGCCTCCAGCAGTACGGGCGTTCCCTTCCAGTGTCCACCGGCTTCCAGTGCGTCCGGGGCGATCCGGAAGGGTAGCTACAGCACATCGGGCCCGCAGCTCCGGGACGGTGCGCACACCGAGTGCCTCGTGGAGTCGGTTGGCGGTCCTCAGCCACCTCCACCATCTGCCGGGGACGCCGCCAACGCcgctgatgacgacgacgacgacagcaaCAGCATCGATCTGGCCCAGATGGAGTACAACGTGAAGCAGTTCCTGCTGAAGCAGAACGAATGGTCCACGGTGCACACGCGGCGACCGTCGCTCATTTCTTCGTCCGCTTCCAGTGTCAAGGGTCGCGACGAACCGCTGAGGCCGGCCCCATCGACGAAGGGCCTATTTCCGGGCACTGCCGTCGCTCAGACACCCCACGGCACCTATCCCAGTATGACGCCGACGGGCGGGGGGCTGGGGACCGTCGGTGGTGGCAACTACCACACCCGAACCGGTAGCAACAAGTACCCCATCAATCCCCATCGGACGGAGACGAACCTGTAA
- the LOC131267206 gene encoding nicotinamide riboside kinase 2, translating to METWLVIGVSGVTNGGKTTLAKSLETYFASQQNKGFFKENLTLNKVVSLCQDDYFLPVDSPKHTVIEKLNHINWEILSSIDMERMCLDIMKILGHKFILYNCHQLRQSADEGTVVGGEQSVDSMVEDEEDNIFADHFLSNFLSKYDENGGGRTTNLIKKSKNESYQNMNIKLNILLLEGFLIFNNPFTLDLCSIKFHIHLPYERCYARRLQRVYDPPDVVGYFEMCVWPMYEKHFQEFKDRKDIYILNGEIPQENIFNYVLNCVKDLL from the coding sequence ATGGAAACGTGGCTAGTGATCGGTGTATCGGGCGTAACGAACGGTGGCAAAACGACGCTCGCCAAGTCCCTGGAGACGTACTTTGCGTCGCAGCAAAATAAAGGCTTTTTTAAGGAGAACCTCACCCTCAACAAGGTGGTTAGTTTGTGCCAGGATGACTACTTTCTGCCGGTGGACAGCCCGAAGCATACGGTGATCGAGAAGCTGAATCACATCAACTGGGAGATCCTCTCCTCGATCGACATGGAACGGATGTGCCTGGATATCATGAAAATCCTCGGTCACAAATTTATCCTGTACAACTGCCACCAGCTACGTCAGAGCGCCGACGAGGGCACCGTTGTCGGGGGCGAGCAGTCCGTCGATTCGATGGTAGAGGATGAGGAGGATAACATTTTTGCCGACCATTTCCTGAGCAACTTCCTCAGCAAGTACGACGAAAACGGTGGCGGCAGGACgacgaatttaattaaaaaatcaaagaacgAATCATACCAAAATATGAACATCAAACTGAACATTTTACTGCTGGAAGGGTTCCTCATTTTCAATAACCCTTTCACGCTGGACCTGTGTAGCATTAAGTTCCATATCCACCTGCCGTACGAACGGTGCTACGCACGGCGGTTGCAACGCGTTTATGATCCGCCGGACGTAGTCGGTTACTTCGAGATGTGCGTATGGCCGATGTACGAGAAGCATTTCCAAGAATTTAAGGACCGCAAGGACATCTACATCCTGAACGGTGAGATACCGCAGGAGAACATTTTCAACTACGTGCTAAACTGCGTAAAAGACTTACTGTAA
- the LOC131264822 gene encoding calphotin-like, with amino-acid sequence MRQLLVVCAVLACAFGGALSASLTRTGREEAPVVPVADDVVAQPGEGVVLVAVEEKVVEPVDSQSKAAEQVEAAEPVAVLVADAVADETVPESEVVQAVEHAVLEEKQPEQPTQAQLKVAVPVEAEEPVAAVVAAEEPVAVAAAPEEVVPAVESLRSVVPAVEVFEPVAVATVVEAVEPVKETVVEPVESLRSVAPVAVAEEPVVAVEEVAAVVPAETVVPAVKTVPEVILEKAEEKVAVVAAEEEVAAVKDTVVAPVESLKSVEPVVEVAEPVAVVVEAVKPEEEEKKKDVVPLVKSVLPAATVPEVAVAEEKPAVVEAAVEEKEVAPVESLRSVPVVEPEAVKVPVAEVKPAVVEAAVEEKVVAPVESLRQVAPVVPVEEPVAVVAVEPAVEKVVEEKVVAPVESLRQVAPVETVNEPAAVVVSEDKEEKKEAVVEKEAVPAVKAAVAVPEVPENVEKQEAPVVVEEPAGVLKSVPIAEDLVPVKEVEAEPHQALRGNEVRQEPGSSTTRPNLLQQIIQPVNNFIQGTPLGQVLNRPGQATAAPSGENAPEVAQDESAAAPAPSTAAPNIVQQLAQNVQSFFNPNAGNNAAAATGDNAEATTARPNIIQQVQNAVGSVFNRPATNAGQTGEQQPANPIQNIVQNVQNFFRPSTETPEKAPIKAPVETPQTETAAAA; translated from the coding sequence ATGCGGCAACTGTTGGTCGTCTGTGCCGTGCTGGCGTGCGCCTTCGGAGGGGCGCTGAGTGCATCGTTGACGCGCACCGGCCGCGAGGAGGCGCCGGTGGTGCCGGTGGCCGACGACGTCGTCGCTCAACCCGGCGAGGGCGTGGTGCTGGTGGCGGTCGAGGAGAAGGTGGTCGAGCCGGTGGACAGCCAGAGCAAGGCGGCCGAGCAGGTGGAGGCGGCCGAACCGGTGGCCGTGCTGGTGGCCGACGCGGTCGCCGATGAGACGGTGCCCGAGTCGGAGGTGGTCCAGGCGGTCGAGCACGCCGTGCTGGAGGAGAAGCAACCGGAGCAGCCGACCCAGGCCCAGCTGAAGGTGGCCGTGCCGGTCGAGGCCGAGGAACCGGTGGCTGCCGTCGTCGCCGCCGAGGAACCTGTTGCCGTCGCCGCCGCCCCCGAGGAAGTGGTGCCCGCCGTGGAGTCGCTGCGCAGCGTAGTGCCCGCCGTGGAGGTGTTCGAGCCCGTCGCCGTTGCCACCGTCGTCGAAGCCGTCGAGCCCGTCAAGGAGACCGTCGTCGAGCCGGTGGAGTCGCTGCGCAGCGTGGCTCCGGTGGCCGTCGCCGAGGAGCCCGTCGTTGCCGTCGAAGAAGTAGCCGCCGTCGTCCCGGCTGAGACCGTGGTGCCCGCCGTCAAGACCGTGCCGGAAGTGATCCTGGAGAAGGCCGAAGAGAAGGTTGCCGTGGTCGCCGCCGAGGAGGAGGTGGCCGCCGTCAAGGACACCGTGGTCGCGCCGGTCGAGTCGCTCAAGTCGGTCGAgccggtggtggaggtggccgAGCCcgttgccgtcgtcgtcgaggCCGTCAagccggaggaggaggagaagaagaaggatgTCGTCCCGCTGGTCAAGTCCGTGCTGCCCGCCGCCACCGTGCCGGAGGTTGCCGTCGCCGAGGAGAAGCCCGCCGTCGTTGAGGCCGCCGTCGAGGAGAAGGAGGTCGCCCCGGTCGAGTCGCTCCGCTCCGTTCCCGTCGTCGAGCCGGAGGCGGTCAAGGTCCCGGTTGCCGAAGTCAAGCCCGCCGTCGTTGAGGCCGCCGTCGAGGAGAAGGTGGTCGCTCCGGTCGAGTCCCTGCGCCAGGTTGCGCCCGTCGTGCCCGTCGAGGAGCCGGTcgccgtcgtcgccgtcgaacCCGCCGTGGAGAAGGTCGTCGAGGAGAAGGTGGTCGCCCCGGTCGAGTCGCTCCGTCAGGTCGCTCCAGTCGAAACCGTCAACGAGCCTGCCGCCGTCGTCGTGAGCGAGGACaaggaggaaaagaaggaGGCCGTCGTCGAGAAGGAAGCCGTCCCCGCCGTCAAGGCCGCCGTCGCCGTGCCGGAGGTGCCCGAGAACGTTGAGAAGCAGGAAGCGCCCGTGGTCGTCGAAGAGCCCGCCGGTGTCCTCAAGTCCGTGCCGATCGCCGAGGATCTCGTCCCGGTGAAGGAAGTCGAAGCCGAGCCTCATCAAGCGCTGCGCGGAAACGAGGTGCGCCAGGAACCGGGCAGCTCCACCACCCGTCCCAACTTGCTCCAGCAGATCATCCAGCCGGTGAACAACTTCATCCAGGGCACTCCGCTCGGCCAGGTCCTGAACCGTCCCGGCCAGGCCACCGCCGCTCCGTCGGGCGAGAACGCCCCAGAGGTCGCCCAGGACGAGTCGGCCGCCGCCCCCGCGCCGTCCACCGCCGCCCCGAACATCGTGCAGCAGCTCGCCCAGAACGTGCAGAGCTTCTTCAACCCGAACGCTGGAAATAAcgctgccgccgccaccgGCGACAACGCCGAAGCGACCACCGCCCGCCCCAACATCATCCAGCAGGTGCAGAACGCCGTCGGCTCGGTGTTCAACCGACCGGCCACCAACGCCGGCCAGACTGGCGAGCAGCAGCCCGCCAACCCGATCCAGAACATCGTCCAGAACGTGCAGAACTTCTTCCGGCCCTCGACGGAAACTCCGGAAAAGGCTCCGATTAAGGCTCCGGTTGAAACGCCCCAGACAGAGACCGCCGCTGCCGCCTAG
- the LOC131267209 gene encoding uncharacterized protein LOC131267209, translated as MASNAALGKLILAATFSLFFYYVFWIAVLPFMVIDASEESWIYALFPPMKFAFIVPAVFGVVLVGGLSLFSVYHLREHLQFVR; from the exons ATGGCGTCGAATGCGGCGCTTGGAAAGCTGATTTTGGCGGCAACATTCAGCTTGTTTTTCTACTACGTCTTCTGGATTGCTGTGCTGCCGTTTATGGTGATTGATGCAAGCGAAG aAAGTTGGATCTACGCGCTGTTTCCACCGATGAAATTTGCCTTTATCGTTCCGGCTGTCTTCGGCGTGGTGCTGGTCGGCGGGCTGTCGTTATTTTCCGTTTATCATTTGCGCGAGCACCTGCAATTTGTTCGCTAA
- the LOC131264823 gene encoding ninjurin-A-like, protein MSLASNDETLPTSPVGGLQPGLVPEVIPNVNVYQQKKTLAQGMMDLALLSANANQMRYVLETYERHPYYIFSLLFISVSLLVQVVVGIGLIMNSRYDVNDRKEICKANKINDLITIGIFMITLVNVLISAFGVAPRAP, encoded by the exons ATGTCCCTTGCCAGCAACGACGAAACGCTTCCCACCTCCCCA GTCGGCGGCCTGCAGCCTGGACTGGTGCCGGAGGTGATACCGAACGTGAACGTGTACCAGCAGAAGAAAACTCTCGCGCAGGGCATGATGGACCTGGCGCTGCTGTCCGCGAATGCCAACCAGATGCGCTACGTGCTGGAAACGTACGAGCGCCATCCGTACTACATCTTCAGCTTGCTTTTCATCTCCGTCAGCCTATTGGTGCAGGTCGTCGTCGGTATCGGACTCATCATGAACAGTCGCTACGACGTGAACGATCGTAAGGAGATCTGCAAGGCGAACAAGATCAACGACCTGATCACGATCGGCATCTTTATGATTACGCTTGTGAACGTACTGATCTCTGCATTCGGTGTTGCCCCACGGGCGCCGTAA
- the LOC131264824 gene encoding ninjurin-A-like — protein MASNAGKDSAAVEINIESSPLDTPDAVDRATPAAPPVDTGRGRRLNAGTAANNNGRSRSNSRSPGRRAKRDTEKARTDAIPLLPTATEGNLPRPEPPIAGPEFDDEDSLDNTGDFDDKDNRGIDSGFLDPVANGTSGTGSRRRAGRRDEQPRFPYAPGFAPDGTRTVQTTEGGQVIPDVNVYQQKKNLAQGMMDLALLSANANQLRYVLESYKRHPYFYVNLTFITTSIIAQVAVGIMLIWKSRYNIKNENDFCKADRINNFVTIGIFIITIVNVLISAFGVAEPQTSAAVV, from the exons ATGGCATCAAACGCCGGAAAAGATTCGGCGGCAGTGGAAATAAACATCGAAAGTAGCCCACTCGACACCCCGGATGCTGTGGACCGAGCCACCCCCGCCGCACCCCCCGTGGACACCGGAAGGGGTCGCCGGCTGAACGCTGGAACGGCGGCGAACAACAATGGCCGTAGCCGTTCGAACAGT cGATCTCCAGGGCGGCGAGCAAAGCGAGACACCGAGAAGGCCCGTACCGATGCGATTCCGCTGCTGCCAACGGCAACCGAAGGAAATTTGCCTCGCCCGGAACCACCCATTGCCGGACCGGAGTTTGACGATGAAGATTCGCTGGATAACACGGGCGATTTCGATGACAAAGACAATCGTGGCATCGACAGTGGTTTCCTGGATCCGGTGGCCAATGGTACATCCGGTACAGGAAGCCGGCGACGCGCGGGGCGCCGTGACGAGCAGCCGAGATTTCCGTACGCCCCAGGATTTGCTCCCGATGGTACACGAACG GTTCAGACAACGGAAGGCGGTCAGGTGATTCCAGATGTAAATGTGTAtcagcagaagaaaaatttagcccaagGGATGATGGACCTGGCTCTACTGTCTGCCAATGCCAACCAGTTGCGGTACGTGCTGGAGTCGTACAAGCGTCACCCGTATTTCTACGTTAACCTCACGTTCATCACAACCAGCATCATAGCGCAGGTGGCCGTTGGCATCATGCTAATCTGGAAGAGTCggtataatattaaaaacgagAATGATTTTTGCAAGGCGGACAGGATCAATAACTTTGTCACGATCGGCATTTTCATCATCACGATCGTTAACGTACTCATTTCAGCATTTGGTGTGGCTGAACCTCAGACCAGTGCAGCCGTTGTGTGA